Proteins found in one Bombus terrestris chromosome 1, iyBomTerr1.2, whole genome shotgun sequence genomic segment:
- the LOC100648044 gene encoding transcription factor Dp-1 codes for MTQQNKTMNFLIHDANGHPQVIKVVQSTANKALGGIVSTTNAGGLKVFKTPSQESQVLSSNAQVLRTISLQSPSTPGQRLVTIPLQNTKLATTKAGEPVLTKTIQLTSAQMSDIKQAIVSQQQQQQQQQSGNQQIVKDASGKTYISPILDHSGSRKRQDVEGGDFVPDKRRKTEKVGKGLRHFSMKVCEKVKKKGTTSYNEVADELVGEFTNPAHINSLTDQQYDQKNIRRRVYDALNVLMAMNIISKEKKEIRWLGLPTNSLQECLALEKDKKKKIERIKAKTQQLHQLILSHISFKNLVERNRANESLRGPPKPNSAIQLPFLIVNTSKKTVIDCSISNDKTEYLFNFNDKFEIHDDIEVLKQMGLAFGLEKGECTEENLRKAKLMVPKSLEKYVEQLASGDLEKFIPVTIPGPSTSMEDLDTKLEGSRPPSSSHTSLSEDVLSPPSQYYSEEEDEEEESDQDDQADSDLEVN; via the exons ATGACGCAACAAAACAAAACGATGAACTTTCTCATACATGACGCGAACG gtCATCCACAAGTAATAAAAGTAGTGCAGAGTACTGCTAATAAGGCATTGGGTGGAATCGTCAGTACAACAAATGCAGGTGGCCTTAAAGTCTTTAAGACTCCGAGCCAAGAATCTcag GTTTTGTCATCTAACGCACAAGTTCTTAGAACTATCAGTCTGCAGAGTCCTTCAACTCCTGGCCAAA GGTTGGTTACAATACCATTACAGAATACAAAATTAGCAACAACCAAGGCTGGTGAACCCGTACTGACCAAAACTATTCAATTAACATCTGCACAAATG AGTGATATAAAACAGGCAATAGTAtctcaacaacaacaacaacagcaacaacaatcTGGTAATCAACAAATTGTGAAAGATGCAAGTGGAAAAACATATATTAGTCCAATATTGGATCATAGTGGTTCTAGAAAAAGACAAGATGttgagggtggtgattttgtacCAGA CAAACGGAGAAAAACGGAAAAAGTAGGTAAAGGATTACGTCATTTTTCAATGAAAGTTTGTGAGAAAGTTAAAAAGAAGGGAACGACGTCGTACAatgaggttgcggatgaacttGTTGGAGAATTTACTAATCCTGCTCATATAAACTCTTTAACAGATCAG CAATATGatcagaaaaatattagaagaCGTGTTTATGATGCTTTGAACGTTTTAATGGCaatgaatattatttcaaaagagaagaaggaaatcAGGTGGTTAGGTTTGCCAACTAATTCTCTTCAGGAATGTTTGGCActtgaaaaagataaaaagaagaaaatcgagAGGATTAAAGCGAAAACACAACAATTGCATCAATTGATCCTCTCGCATATCTCTTTTAAAAATTTGGTGGAACGTAATCGTGCCAATGAGAGTCTGCGTGGCCCACCAAAACCAAATTCTGCCATACAGCTGCCATTCCTGATTGTGAATACTAGCAAAAAGACTGTCATAGATTGCAGCATTTCAAATGACAA AACCGAGTACCTGTTCAATTTTAACGATAAGTTCGAAATTCACGACGATATTGAAGTTCTAAAGCAAATGGGTTTAGCTTTCG GTTTAGAGAAGGGTGAATGCACAGAGGAAAATTTGCGGAAGGCCAAATTAATGGTTCCAAAATCTCTGGAGAAATACGTGGAAC AATTAGCATCTGGTGATTTGGAAAAATTCATCCCAGTGACCATTCCTGGACCAAGTACCTCAATGGAAGATCTGGACACAAAATTGGAAGGCTCTCGACCTCCTTCATCTTCTCATACTTCACTTTCAGAGGATGTTCTATCGCCACCCTCGCAGTATTATTCCGAGgaggaagatgaagaagaagaaagtgatCAAGATGACCAAGCCGATAGTGATCTCGAAGTTAACTAG